The following proteins are co-located in the Rattus norvegicus strain BN/NHsdMcwi chromosome X, GRCr8, whole genome shotgun sequence genome:
- the Ptmal1 gene encoding prothymosin alpha-like translates to MSVPAVDTSSKITTKDLKEKKVVKEAENGKEAVANGNANEENEEQGADSEVAVKKKEDCGEEEEEEEEESDDEEEDENEDAESEAPRGKQVAKDDEDDDVDTKKQKTDEDD, encoded by the coding sequence ATGTCAGTCCCAGCAGTAGACACCAGCTCCAAGATCACCACCAAAGACTTGAAGGAGAAGAAAGTTGTGAAGGAGGCAGAGAATGGAAAAGAAGCAGTTGCCAATGGGAATGCTAATGAGGAAAATGAGGAGCAGGGGGCTGATAGTGAGGTTGctgtaaaaaaaaaggaagactgtggggaagaggaggaggaggaggaggaagaaagtgatgatgaggaagaggatgaaaaTGAAGATGCGGAATCTGAGGCTCCTAGGGGCAAGCAGGTAGCCaaagatgatgaggatgatgatgttGACACCAAGAAGCAGAAGACTGATGAGGATGACtag